The window AGAAGCGCGACTGAGTTCCGGGTGTTGCAATGAATATCGGGATCATCGGATCCGGACAGCTCGGATGGATGATGATAATAGAGGGGAGGAAGCTACAGAACAGTTATTACATTCTGGACAGTGACCCGGGACCCGCGTCACGTGTTGCAGACGGATTCCTCCCCTTGAAGGAATACAGGAAGTTCGTGGACAGCTGCGACGTTGTGACATTTGAATTCGAGCACGTCGATGAGCATGCTCTTCTCTACGCCGAGAAGAAACATAAGCTTCGTCCTTCCATTGATGCGATAATGCTGAAAAGGGAAAGGGCGGCAGAAAAGGAATTTCTCAGTTCCGTTGGTGTACCGCTTGCGCGGTATACAATAGCCGACTCGGGAGAGGAGGCCATGAGGGATGCGAACAAATTCAAAAGAGCAGTGATAAAGGCGTCCCGTGGAGGCTATGACGGCAAGGGACAGTACTATTTCGACGCTTCGAAACCATATGCCGGCAGAATGCGGCTTCCTGCCGGAGAACGCTATGTGGTTGAGGAACACATAGACTTTGATTGCGAAGCATCCATAATAGCATCGAGGGATGAGAACGGCATAAAGAGATTCCACACGCCTTCCATGAACCGCAACGAGGGAGGGATCCTTTTCTATAACGATGCTCCGTTTGAAGACTTCGGCATGCGGGGTGTAGCCTCAAAAATACTCGACGCTCTGGATTATGTTGGCGTAATGGGGATAGAATTCTTCATCACTGGCAGCAGATGCATTGTGAATGAAATCGCTCCGAGGGTACACAACAGCGGCCATCATACACTGCACGGTTCGTCGATATCACAATTCGAGCAGCATCTCAGAACCATCACGGGCCTGCCGATTCCTGAACCTGTGCTGTACAAGCCCAGCGGGATAGTCAATTCTGTTGGAACAGAGATAACAAGGGAGGTTGAAATGAAGCTTCTCAAAATCCCGGAAACGCATTCATACCCATATGGCAAAAGGGAACTGAGGAAGAGGCGTAAAATGGGGCACGTGAACATCAATGCCGGCAGCAGGAGGGAGCTAGCCGAGCGAAGGAATGATGTGATCAGCGTGCTTTACGGGAAAGAGCCTCTGGATTTTTTCCTGCCCTGATCTTCAGGAAATCGTCAAATGCAACCGAAGCCCTCCTCAGCCTGTTCATTACAGCCAGACCGATCCCTCTTTCGCTGAATCCCTCGGCAACGATGACGTCGAAACGGGCTGAATCCGCCTCTCTTATCGTTCTGAACAGGTTGCTGCCGACAGTTGCCAGATCATTCCTGCTCCCTATCCTCACGACATTCCCGCCTGTTATACCGCATTCATCGGAAACCATTGCGCATACCTTCAGCCCCATGCTGCGGGTCTTTTTCAGCATTTCATCCATCCTTTCATCGACATCTTCGCCCGGTTCAACAAGAAGCAGCACCGCATTTGAAGGCGAATAGTGCCTGTGTTTCATACCCGGAGACGGCGCAGTTCCTTCTACCGGAGCTGACTGCAAAACGGCCGGGTGTACCTCCACATCTCCTATAAACGACATAAGCTGTTCTACTGTTACTGCGCCCGGCCTGAGAATCCTGGGTATATCGCGTGTAACATCGAGCACGGTTGATTCCAGCCCTATTTCGCTACGACCGCCGTCAATTATGAAATCAACGAGTCCGGACAATTCCATGATTGCCTGTGATGCTTCAGTGATACTGGGCATGCCCGAAAGATTTGCGCTCGGAGCGGCTACCGGCACACCCGCATACGCAATGAGTGTCTGCGCAACGCGCGCTGACGGCATCCTGACCGAGACTGTTTCCAGACCGCCGGTCACATTGCAGGGTATAAGCCTGCTCTTGCGCATAACCAGCGACAGCGGGCCAGGCCAGAATTTTTTCATCAATTTTTCCGCCGTATCCGGGACAGAATCCACAACTGCACTGAGCTGGTCGTAGTCGGAAACATGGACAATCAGAGGATTGTCAGCAGGTCTGCCCTTAACCCTGAATATACCAGAGACCGCTTTCTCCGAAAGTGCGTTTGCTCCCAGTCCGTAGACGGTTTCTGTCGGGAATACCACAAGTCCTCCCTTGCGGAGGCAATCCGACGCCTGCCTCAGCAAATCCGCACTGGCGTTGTCATGGATCCTGACTATTTTGGTTTCCTGCATTTACCCGGGACGTATCATTACAGCGCGTGGTTAAAAAAGGTTTGATATCCCTTTCAGAGCAGATGGAACGTCAGTATAATTGCAATGAACAGTATGGAAACAGTATTGACCACCTTGATGAGCGGGTTTATGGCAGGTCCGGCAGTATCCTTTGTTGCATCACCCACTGTATCCCCAACAACAGCTGCCTTGTGTGCGTCAGATCCCTTGCCTCCGTAATTTCCCTGTTCTATCAGCTTCTTGCCGTTGTCCCAGGCAGCGCCGCCCACAGTCATCATGATTGCAAGGCCAAAACCGCTCAGCACAACACCGATGAGCAGACCGCCGAGCGCAAGCGGTCCCAGAACGAATCCGACGATGAGCGGCGAGAGTATGCCGATCATTGCTGGCACAGCCAGCTGTCTCAGAGCCTCCTTTGTCACTACATCGACACACTTTCCGTAATCCGGCTTGTCCTTTCCTTCGAGTATTCGTGGATTGTTCCTGAACTGGTTCCTGACCTCGACAACAATGGCCTGCGCCGCCTTACCAACTGCGCCCATAAGGAAAGATGTGAAAAAGAACGGAAGCGTTGCCCCTATCAGCAGACCGCTCAGCACGAGCGGATTGTTAATTTCGAGGTCGGTAAATCCATGACCGGATATGTATGCATAATATGCCGCAAACAGCGCGAGAGCACCGAGCGCCGCCGAACTCACTGCATATCCTTTGGTCACTGCCTTGGTCGTGT of the Candidatus Sysuiplasma jiujiangense genome contains:
- a CDS encoding 5-(carboxyamino)imidazole ribonucleotide synthase, whose product is MNIGIIGSGQLGWMMIIEGRKLQNSYYILDSDPGPASRVADGFLPLKEYRKFVDSCDVVTFEFEHVDEHALLYAEKKHKLRPSIDAIMLKRERAAEKEFLSSVGVPLARYTIADSGEEAMRDANKFKRAVIKASRGGYDGKGQYYFDASKPYAGRMRLPAGERYVVEEHIDFDCEASIIASRDENGIKRFHTPSMNRNEGGILFYNDAPFEDFGMRGVASKILDALDYVGVMGIEFFITGSRCIVNEIAPRVHNSGHHTLHGSSISQFEQHLRTITGLPIPEPVLYKPSGIVNSVGTEITREVEMKLLKIPETHSYPYGKRELRKRRKMGHVNINAGSRRELAERRNDVISVLYGKEPLDFFLP
- a CDS encoding threonylcarbamoyl-AMP synthase — protein: MQETKIVRIHDNASADLLRQASDCLRKGGLVVFPTETVYGLGANALSEKAVSGIFRVKGRPADNPLIVHVSDYDQLSAVVDSVPDTAEKLMKKFWPGPLSLVMRKSRLIPCNVTGGLETVSVRMPSARVAQTLIAYAGVPVAAPSANLSGMPSITEASQAIMELSGLVDFIIDGGRSEIGLESTVLDVTRDIPRILRPGAVTVEQLMSFIGDVEVHPAVLQSAPVEGTAPSPGMKHRHYSPSNAVLLLVEPGEDVDERMDEMLKKTRSMGLKVCAMVSDECGITGGNVVRIGSRNDLATVGSNLFRTIREADSARFDVIVAEGFSERGIGLAVMNRLRRASVAFDDFLKIRAGKNPEALSRKAR